From the Xyrauchen texanus isolate HMW12.3.18 chromosome 49, RBS_HiC_50CHRs, whole genome shotgun sequence genome, one window contains:
- the tnni4b.3 gene encoding troponin I4b, tandem duplicate 3, which produces MCVSVCAYVCILCCSVRKSKITASRRLFLKTKILKKANTLLVEEKEQKKIEREGTLSERVPPLKLSGLSVQDLQNLCKEIHHKIDVVDEERYDVQAKIFKSEKEIADLSHKIFDLKGKMKRPALKRVRVSADAMLGALLGAKHKESIDFKANLKTVKKEEEKKEEVTDWRKNVDAMSGMEGRKKLFAGPNAQ; this is translated from the exons atgtgtgtgtctgtatgtgcatatgtgtgtatctTGTGTTGTAGTGTG AGAAAGTCAAAGATTACTGCATCTCGTCGGTTATTCTTAAAG ACCAAAATACTGAAGAAGGCCAACACATTGCTTGTGGAAGAAAAGGAACAGAAAAAGATTGAGAGAGAAGGAACACTCAGTGAGAGAGTTCCTCCACTCAAACTGTCTGGACTATCTGTACAGGACTTACAG AATCTGTGCAAAGAAATACATCATAAAATTGATGTTGTGGATGAGGAACGATATGACGTTCAAGCTAAAATTTTCAAAAGTGAAAAGGAG ATTGCAGATCTGAGCCACAAAATCTTTGACCTGAAGGGTAAAATGAAGAGACCTGCCCTGAAGAGAGTGAGGGTGTCTGCTGATGCCATGCTTGGTGCCCTGCTAGGTGCCAAACACAAAGAATCCATTGACTTCAAGGCAAACCTTAAGACAGTGAAGAAAGAAGAGGAAAAG AAAGAGGAAGTAACTGACTGGCGTAAAAATGTGGATGCTATGTCAGGAATGGAGGGCAGGAAGAAGCTGTTTGCTGGACCAAATGCTCAATGA